In one Oryza glaberrima chromosome 2, OglaRS2, whole genome shotgun sequence genomic region, the following are encoded:
- the LOC127764705 gene encoding uncharacterized protein LOC127764705, with product MDAGETSTSDSLVLATGAAQGPKRKPPPKRFVHTPIPPSILSDPTLAAAATGLLPAAYNFELPKTAHRIRSSGARRAALQLPEGLLLFSLPLSHLLAPFLEPDPSNDVLILADPTYGACCLADRPAKALAADVLVHYGHSCLVPVTSSLLPVLYVFVEIRVDAQRLADAVRAAFPDPADAPRLAIAGTVQFISAVHAAREILSHDGYQGIVVPQAKPLSAGEVLGCTAPALKRSEGVGAVVFVADGRFHLEAFMIANPGVKAYRFDPFLGVLVLEEYDHVGMKQARKEAVLAARKAKSWGVILGTLGRQGSVKVLDRVVEHLEEKGLEHTVVLMSELSPARMELFGDSVDAWVQIACPRLSIDWGEGFKKPMLTTFEFDVALGYVPGWWEKGSRECGSGDATGCCSGSGTSTDCGCSNGGCADKDFGGEYPMDYYSQDGGDWNSCYMKKKPSTGERKLRVRIGSKVQVEDKQQS from the coding sequence atggacgccggcGAGACCTCCACCTCGGACTCGCTGGTACTTGCCACGGGCGCCGCGCAGGGACCAAAGAGGAAGCCGCCCCCGAAGCGCTTCGTCCACACGCCCATCCCGCCCTCCATCCTCTCCGACccaaccctcgccgccgccgccaccggcctcctcccGGCGGCGTACAACTTCGAGCTCCCCAAGACGGCGCACCGCATCCGCTCCTccggcgcccgccgcgccgcgctgcagCTTCCGGAGGGTTtgctcctcttctccctcccgcTTTCCCACCTCCTCGCGCCCTTCCTCGAGCCGGACCCCTCCAACGACGTCCTCATCCTCGCCGATCCCACCTACGGCGCGTGCTGCCTCGCCGACCGCCCCGCCaaggcgctcgccgccgacgtgctCGTCCACTACGGCCATTCCTGCCTCGTCCCCGtcacctcctccctcctccccgtgCTCTACGTCTTCGTCGAGATCCGTGTCGACGCCCAACGCCTCGCCGACGCTGTCCGCGCCGCCTTCCCGGACCCCGCCGATGCGCcccgcctcgccatcgccggcacCGTGCAGTTCATTTCGGCAGTTCACGCGGCGCGTGAGATCCTCAGTCACGATGGTTACCAGGGCATCGTCGTGCCACAGGCAAAGCCGCTGTCCGCCGGTGAGGTTCTTGGGTGCACAGCACCTGCCCTGAAAAGGTCCGAGGGGGTCGGAGCGGTGGTGTTCGTCGCAGACGGGAGATTCCACCTCGAGGCATTCATGATTGCCAATCCCGGGGTCAAGGCCTACCGCTTTGATCCATTCCTGGGTGTGCTTGTGCTGGAGGAGTATGACCATGTCGGGATGAAGCAAgcgaggaaggaggcggtgCTGGCAGCAAGGAAGGCCAAGAGTTGGGGAGTTATACTAGGCACCCTTGGGCGGCAGGGAAGCGTAAAAGTTCTCGACAGGGTGGTGGAGCATTTGGAGGAGAAAGGGCTGGAACACACAGTAGTGCTCATGTCGGAGCTGTCCCCGGCAAGGATGGAGCTGTTTGGGGATTCGGTGGATGCGTGGGTGCAGATTGCATGCCCACGTTTGTCGATTGACTGGGGTGAAGGATTCAAGAAGCCAATGCTGACGACATTCGAGTTTGATGTTGCACTGGGCTATGTTCCTGGATGGTGGGAGAAGGGGAGTAGGGAATGTGGCAGTGGAGATGCCACCGGTTGTTGTTCAGGATCAGGAACTTCCACAGATTGTGGTTGCAGCAATGGTGGTTGTGCTGACAAGGACTTTGGGGGGGAGTACCCAATGGATTACTATTCTCAGGATGGAGGTGATTGGAACAGCTGCTACATGAAGAAGAAGCCCTCTACTGGAGAGAGAAAGCTGCGAGTTCGG